One Sodalinema gerasimenkoae IPPAS B-353 DNA segment encodes these proteins:
- a CDS encoding putative bifunctional diguanylate cyclase/phosphodiesterase — translation MFVSFFNYPFLQPSQLPSHIDLAIETPKNTQYVANLKRWSRGCAYGVISLGMLVLLGWLFDIGLLKSVAPSWVTMKVNTAIGLVITGSALLASHHRLKFWELTGAWTVLALGLLTTAQYVFDINLGIDEAIFPDDPDPVATYVPGRMALNTALAFSALGISLGYQAFRRYRLAQFFAIVTLMISFLGCLGYVFSITTFYGIGQFTEMALHTGLAFIVLSLGILGRYPDRGGMGITVSELAGGATIRRLIGLTFILPTVGCGLVLWGKRAGFYDGEVGLVLLSVASVFVLGTVIWWNARTIGATDYQALYDNLTGLPNRILFRQQLSNCLREAREQDQSLAVFFIDIDCFKKINDTLGHDIGDEVLQLVTRRILAELPPQASLSRWGGDEFTLLLRHSVDRPTCERLARRLVGVLSLPFDIEPYSCYVSGSIGIASYPQDGDDAASLMKHADIALHRSKETGRGTFQFYQRTLENPAYDLLLLERELHLAVEQQQFVLLYQPKLSIKTGQLAGMEALIRWNSPRLGQVSPQEFIALAEENGLIVPIGEWVLYRACEQIQRWRQEGFPAVPVAVNLSARQFLQSNLVQTVRRVLETTQVSPEYLELEITETIAIQNVELTQVILQELREMGVRIALDDFGMGYSSLAYLKNFPLNALKIDRSFVQDITTQPSDRAIASVIVALGRGLGMKIVAEGVETVEQMQVLSELDCDEIQGYWLSPARPGEALGEIYDRIADCQPQLPRRMGREC, via the coding sequence GTGTTCGTATCTTTTTTTAACTATCCCTTCCTGCAACCATCGCAGCTTCCGTCTCACATCGACTTAGCGATTGAAACACCGAAAAACACCCAGTATGTCGCCAACTTAAAGCGCTGGTCACGGGGATGTGCCTATGGAGTCATCAGCTTAGGGATGTTGGTTCTACTGGGCTGGCTGTTTGATATTGGCCTCCTTAAAAGTGTTGCCCCCTCCTGGGTGACCATGAAGGTAAATACAGCCATTGGACTCGTTATCACCGGGTCTGCGCTCTTGGCGAGTCATCACCGCCTAAAATTTTGGGAGCTGACCGGGGCCTGGACAGTTTTGGCCCTAGGATTGCTGACAACGGCACAGTATGTCTTCGACATCAATTTAGGGATTGACGAAGCAATTTTTCCCGATGATCCCGATCCCGTTGCCACCTACGTTCCCGGGCGCATGGCCCTCAACACTGCCCTTGCCTTTTCTGCCCTGGGAATCAGCCTGGGGTATCAAGCCTTTCGTCGTTACCGACTGGCTCAATTTTTCGCCATTGTCACCTTGATGATCTCTTTTCTCGGGTGTCTGGGCTATGTTTTCAGCATTACCACCTTTTACGGTATTGGTCAGTTTACCGAGATGGCCTTACATACTGGATTGGCCTTTATTGTCCTATCTTTGGGGATTCTCGGCCGTTATCCCGATCGCGGTGGTATGGGAATCACCGTCAGTGAACTGGCTGGAGGAGCAACCATTCGCCGCTTGATTGGCTTAACCTTCATCTTACCCACCGTCGGCTGTGGGTTAGTCCTGTGGGGCAAACGGGCGGGCTTCTATGATGGGGAAGTGGGGTTAGTCCTGTTGAGCGTTGCCAGTGTCTTCGTCTTGGGAACCGTGATTTGGTGGAACGCCCGCACCATTGGGGCGACCGACTATCAAGCTCTCTATGACAACCTCACCGGACTCCCCAACCGCATTTTATTTCGCCAACAACTGAGCAACTGTTTACGGGAAGCCCGAGAACAGGACCAGTCCCTGGCGGTCTTTTTTATCGATATTGACTGCTTTAAGAAGATTAACGACACCCTCGGCCATGATATTGGCGATGAGGTGTTGCAGCTGGTGACTCGCCGTATCTTGGCGGAACTGCCCCCGCAAGCCAGTCTCTCCCGCTGGGGAGGGGATGAGTTTACCCTCCTGTTGCGGCATTCTGTAGATCGGCCCACCTGTGAACGCTTAGCCCGTCGGCTGGTGGGGGTTCTGAGTTTACCCTTTGATATTGAACCCTACTCCTGCTATGTCAGCGGTAGCATTGGCATTGCCAGTTATCCCCAAGATGGAGATGATGCCGCCAGTTTAATGAAACACGCCGATATTGCCTTGCACCGCTCAAAAGAGACAGGACGAGGCACGTTTCAGTTTTATCAACGAACCCTGGAGAATCCGGCTTATGATTTGTTGTTGTTGGAGCGAGAACTCCATCTAGCCGTCGAACAGCAACAGTTTGTCCTGTTGTATCAGCCGAAGCTATCGATTAAAACGGGACAATTGGCGGGGATGGAGGCTTTAATTCGTTGGAACTCTCCCCGGTTGGGCCAGGTGTCTCCTCAGGAGTTTATTGCCCTGGCTGAGGAAAACGGCTTAATTGTGCCCATTGGGGAGTGGGTGTTGTATCGAGCTTGTGAACAGATTCAGCGTTGGCGACAGGAGGGGTTTCCGGCGGTTCCTGTGGCGGTGAATTTGTCGGCTCGTCAGTTTTTACAAAGCAATTTGGTGCAAACGGTGCGACGGGTGTTGGAGACGACTCAGGTTTCGCCGGAGTATTTGGAACTCGAAATCACTGAAACCATCGCCATCCAAAATGTGGAACTGACTCAGGTGATTCTTCAGGAGTTACGAGAGATGGGGGTGAGGATTGCCCTGGATGATTTTGGTATGGGTTACTCGTCCTTGGCCTATCTCAAGAATTTTCCTCTCAATGCCCTGAAGATCGATCGCTCCTTTGTCCAGGATATTACGACTCAGCCGAGCGATCGCGCCATTGCTTCGGTAATTGTGGCCCTGGGCCGGGGACTGGGGATGAAGATTGTGGCCGAGGGGGTCGAAACCGTAGAACAAATGCAGGTGTTATCTGAGTTGGATTGTGATGAAATTCAGGGTTATTGGTTATCCCCCGCTCGCCCAGGAGAGGCGTTAGGGGAGATTTACGATCGCATTGCCGACTGTCAGCCTCAGTTACCGAGGAGGATGGGCCGAGAGTGCTGA
- the rpmF gene encoding 50S ribosomal protein L32, producing MAVPKKKTSKAKRNQRHAVWKRKAALEAEKALSLGKSVLTGRSRGFVYPTKDDEDDDEE from the coding sequence ATGGCAGTCCCTAAGAAGAAAACTTCCAAAGCCAAGCGCAATCAGCGTCATGCCGTTTGGAAGCGCAAAGCCGCCCTCGAAGCCGAAAAAGCCCTTTCCTTGGGTAAGTCCGTTTTGACGGGCCGCTCTCGTGGCTTTGTTTATCCGACCAAAGACGACGAGGACGACGACGAAGAGTAA
- a CDS encoding energy-coupling factor ABC transporter ATP-binding protein: protein MANFFDPQAHAQPHGEAALFLDRVLFAYPDVPCVLNEITLRIQPGERLGVIGPNGAGKTTLFLTICGVLRPSSGVVRLFGKPVVPGEFRPDVGLVFQNPNDQLFSPSVWDDVAFGVENLGYSEAEVTERVHQTLDQLGILEYRDRPPHHLSGGQKRMVAIAGVLAMQPQLILYDEPSANLDLRSRRRLIEFLHQSSQTLLIASHDLELILELCDRVLLLDEGAIIADGSPVEIMGDRPLMEAHGLEKPSALSAHPPR from the coding sequence GTGGCTAACTTTTTTGACCCTCAGGCCCATGCTCAGCCCCATGGAGAAGCGGCTCTATTCCTGGATAGGGTGCTCTTTGCCTATCCCGATGTTCCCTGTGTTTTAAATGAGATTACCCTGAGGATTCAGCCCGGGGAGCGGCTGGGGGTGATTGGCCCCAACGGGGCGGGAAAAACGACCTTATTTTTAACGATCTGTGGAGTGCTGCGTCCGAGTTCGGGAGTGGTGCGCTTGTTTGGCAAACCGGTGGTTCCTGGGGAGTTCCGGCCCGATGTGGGCTTAGTGTTTCAAAATCCCAATGATCAACTGTTTTCCCCCTCGGTGTGGGATGATGTCGCCTTCGGGGTGGAAAATCTCGGCTATAGCGAGGCGGAGGTGACGGAGCGAGTGCATCAGACCTTGGATCAACTGGGGATTCTGGAGTATCGCGATCGCCCGCCCCATCATTTGTCTGGGGGGCAAAAGCGTATGGTGGCGATTGCGGGGGTGTTGGCCATGCAGCCGCAACTGATTCTTTATGATGAACCCAGTGCCAATCTGGATTTGCGATCGCGCCGTCGTCTGATTGAGTTTTTACACCAATCCTCGCAAACCCTACTGATTGCCAGCCATGATTTAGAGTTAATCCTGGAGTTGTGCGATCGCGTTCTGCTACTCGATGAAGGGGCCATCATCGCCGATGGTTCCCCAGTCGAGATTATGGGCGATCGCCCCCTCATGGAGGCCCATGGCTTAGAGAAACCCTCAGCACTCTCGGCCCATCCTCCTCGGTAA
- the thrC gene encoding threonine synthase, translated as MTQAIDRLKQASNAAFTGLKCKECGTEYEATAKHVCDECFGPLEVKYDYDVLRQTVSRETIEAGPHSIWRYKPFLPVDTDTPIDVGTGMTPLVEAHRLARRLGLKKLYIKNDAVNMPTLSFKDRVVSVALTRARELGFSTVSCASTGNLANSTAAIAAHAGLDCCVFIPADLEAGKILGTLIYNPTLMAVKGNYDQVNRLCSEVANTQGWGFVNINLRPYYSEGSKTLGFEVAEQLGWQLPDHVVAPLASGSLFTKIYKGFQEFVETGLVDAKDVRFSGAQAEGCSPIATAYKEGRDFIAPVKPNTIAKSIAIGNPADGIYAVDVANKTNGTIESVTDAEIIDGMKLLAETEGIFTETAGGTTIATLKKLVEAGKIDPDEVTVAYITGNGLKTQEAVQGYIGEPLTIEPKLDAFERALERSHTLNRLEWQQVLV; from the coding sequence ATGACCCAAGCTATCGATCGCCTCAAACAAGCCTCCAACGCTGCATTCACCGGACTCAAATGCAAAGAATGCGGCACCGAGTACGAGGCCACCGCCAAGCATGTCTGTGATGAGTGCTTTGGTCCGCTGGAAGTGAAATATGACTATGATGTTTTACGCCAGACGGTGAGCCGCGAAACCATCGAAGCCGGTCCTCACTCCATTTGGCGCTATAAGCCCTTCCTGCCGGTGGACACCGATACCCCCATTGATGTGGGAACGGGCATGACGCCTCTGGTGGAAGCCCATCGTTTGGCTCGTCGCTTGGGATTGAAAAAGCTTTATATTAAAAATGATGCGGTCAATATGCCGACCCTGAGCTTTAAAGATCGGGTGGTGTCCGTTGCCTTAACTCGCGCTCGTGAATTGGGCTTCTCTACGGTGTCTTGTGCCAGTACCGGGAACCTCGCTAACTCCACCGCTGCGATCGCCGCCCATGCGGGCCTCGACTGCTGCGTCTTTATCCCCGCTGACTTAGAAGCAGGCAAAATCCTAGGAACCCTCATCTACAACCCCACCCTAATGGCGGTGAAAGGCAACTACGACCAAGTGAATCGCCTCTGTTCGGAAGTAGCCAACACCCAAGGCTGGGGCTTTGTCAATATCAACCTGCGTCCCTACTATTCTGAAGGCTCCAAAACTCTCGGCTTTGAAGTTGCCGAACAACTCGGTTGGCAACTGCCGGATCATGTGGTGGCCCCTCTAGCCTCAGGGTCGTTGTTTACCAAGATTTATAAGGGCTTCCAAGAGTTCGTCGAAACCGGCCTAGTGGATGCCAAAGATGTGCGCTTCAGTGGGGCCCAAGCGGAAGGCTGTTCCCCCATCGCCACAGCTTATAAGGAAGGACGGGACTTCATCGCCCCCGTTAAACCCAACACCATCGCCAAATCCATCGCCATTGGCAACCCCGCTGATGGGATTTACGCCGTGGATGTTGCCAACAAAACCAATGGCACTATTGAATCGGTGACCGATGCTGAAATCATCGACGGGATGAAACTCCTAGCTGAAACTGAAGGCATCTTCACCGAAACCGCCGGTGGAACCACCATTGCAACGCTGAAAAAACTGGTGGAAGCAGGCAAGATTGACCCCGACGAGGTGACGGTGGCTTATATCACCGGTAATGGCTTGAAAACGCAAGAGGCGGTTCAAGGCTATATTGGCGAACCTCTAACGATTGAGCCTAAACTCGATGCCTTTGAGCGGGCCTTAGAACGCTCTCATACCCTCAACCGCCTGGAATGGCAGCAGGTCTTGGTCTAG